The following are encoded in a window of Butyrivibrio sp. AE3004 genomic DNA:
- a CDS encoding DUF308 domain-containing protein, producing the protein MTRMQKIRSIFVAIVTILASIYMIVEPDDGLITMALILSIALVAMGLKYLTYYFTMARHMVGGKGILFYGLIVFDFGLFTLSLSDIPKLYLVLYLVVINGFSAAVTILRGLDAKKMHSASWRLSISHGILNLALAFFCIIFVRSTSVVVYVYCFGLIYRSIIRIISAFRKTAVVYIQ; encoded by the coding sequence ATGACTAGAATGCAAAAGATTAGAAGTATATTTGTGGCTATCGTAACTATTCTTGCCAGCATATATATGATAGTTGAGCCGGATGACGGTCTGATTACTATGGCTTTAATCCTCAGTATTGCTCTTGTCGCCATGGGACTTAAATACCTCACCTACTATTTTACAATGGCGAGACATATGGTAGGCGGAAAAGGAATCCTTTTTTATGGCCTGATAGTGTTTGATTTTGGTCTTTTCACATTGTCACTCTCGGACATTCCAAAACTGTATCTGGTGTTGTACCTTGTCGTCATCAATGGATTTAGCGCAGCTGTAACAATCTTAAGAGGGCTTGATGCCAAAAAAATGCACAGTGCCTCCTGGAGACTATCCATCAGCCATGGTATTCTCAATCTTGCGCTGGCATTTTTTTGCATAATATTTGTCAGGTCCACTTCTGTTGTAGTTTATGTATACTGCTTTGGACTTATTTACAGGTCTATCATCAGAATAATATCTGCATTTAGAAAAACTGCTGTCGTGTATATTCAGTAA
- a CDS encoding tyrosine-type recombinase/integrase, translating to MKQHVFKSNIGLYIPQFMEYSKPQLSESSYERRYSQLALFDEFLFNTNFKDKDIDEYIVNKWIHSLTPLSDKTIMTYTVSIRKFLEYLNAMGVAACYLPPVRKVSDNYVAHIFSENELDTIYSFIDDYPCGKCNGLPYIKVELPMVLRILESCGTRLNETLSLQMKNVDLKHGTLTIVHAKKHKERIVPMAESLATILERYCMGLGIIHNPDAYIFPRKDFSAHLGKNDIYYRFSNILKWNKLVESNKKKFSRGICPHCLRHSFALRSLKKLESMGIHLNDAIPYLSIFLGHERFQETEKYLKFSAEMFPDELGKFDEASISIFPDDSIWADFYEEVIE from the coding sequence ATGAAACAGCATGTATTTAAGAGTAACATTGGTCTGTATATACCACAGTTTATGGAATACAGCAAGCCACAATTATCGGAAAGCTCTTATGAACGAAGGTATTCCCAACTTGCATTATTTGACGAGTTTTTATTTAATACCAATTTTAAGGACAAAGACATAGATGAATACATAGTGAATAAATGGATTCATTCATTGACTCCATTGTCAGATAAAACAATAATGACTTATACCGTTTCAATCAGAAAGTTCCTCGAATATCTCAATGCAATGGGGGTTGCAGCTTGTTACCTTCCTCCGGTAAGAAAGGTTTCTGATAATTATGTCGCCCACATTTTTTCTGAAAATGAACTGGATACTATCTATTCTTTTATAGATGATTATCCATGTGGGAAATGCAATGGACTACCTTACATAAAAGTCGAGCTACCAATGGTTTTAAGAATACTTGAAAGCTGCGGAACAAGGTTGAATGAAACACTTTCATTGCAGATGAAGAATGTAGATTTAAAACATGGCACACTGACAATAGTGCATGCAAAGAAACATAAGGAACGAATTGTTCCAATGGCGGAATCGCTCGCCACAATCCTTGAACGCTATTGCATGGGATTGGGAATAATCCATAATCCAGATGCATATATTTTTCCCAGAAAGGACTTTTCGGCTCATCTTGGAAAAAACGATATTTATTATAGGTTTTCAAACATTCTTAAATGGAATAAGCTTGTTGAAAGTAACAAGAAAAAGTTCTCCCGTGGGATTTGTCCTCATTGTTTAAGACACAGCTTTGCGCTAAGGTCATTAAAAAAACTGGAATCAATGGGAATACACCTCAACGACGCTATACCGTACCTCTCTATTTTTTTGGGACATGAACGCTTTCAGGAAACCGAAAAATATTTGAAATTTAGTGCTGAGATGTTTCCAGATGAACTTGGCAAATTTGATGAAGCTTCTATATCCATTTTTCCTGATGACAGCATATGGGCTGATTTCTACGAGGAGGTGATTGAATGA
- a CDS encoding CPBP family intramembrane glutamic endopeptidase, giving the protein MERQKKIINHKIFNEHWFIGSILLIIWGYLFTYFISVIVAVILGNVIPLPKEEIMYIGMILGALLTLLVHKRWFYPEYEGSLKTKDLKRWLITGLIILVIVLLPDIITSLILKTNLGAPTLHSVLMAGVAGTVEETVFRGLPVSYLMRQNKKKSHIIWIAIVTSLIFGSVHGFNFFAGATLLAALLQVISTSAAGFLLCALFIRSGSLLPSMLMHTINDVYAFMNLDLVSEAGVMEGTLKTSDIVLNMILSVLQIIIAIYLLHPSAWDEIMETWNRKWGKEN; this is encoded by the coding sequence ATGGAAAGACAAAAGAAGATCATTAATCACAAAATTTTTAATGAACACTGGTTTATTGGATCCATATTGCTTATTATCTGGGGGTACCTTTTTACATACTTTATCTCAGTTATAGTGGCGGTAATTTTGGGAAATGTGATTCCGCTTCCGAAAGAAGAGATCATGTATATAGGGATGATACTTGGAGCATTATTGACTTTACTTGTTCATAAAAGGTGGTTTTATCCTGAGTATGAGGGTTCCCTAAAGACAAAAGATCTTAAAAGATGGTTAATTACAGGCTTAATTATCCTTGTTATCGTGCTGCTTCCTGATATTATTACTTCGCTTATTCTAAAAACTAATTTGGGAGCACCGACTCTTCACTCTGTACTAATGGCAGGTGTTGCAGGAACTGTTGAAGAGACCGTTTTCAGAGGACTTCCTGTGTCATATCTGATGAGGCAAAATAAAAAGAAGTCACATATAATATGGATAGCAATAGTGACTTCTTTGATATTTGGATCAGTTCATGGTTTCAATTTTTTTGCCGGTGCTACACTTCTGGCGGCGCTTTTACAGGTTATTTCAACCAGTGCAGCAGGATTTTTGCTCTGTGCACTATTTATCAGGAGCGGAAGTTTACTTCCTTCAATGCTCATGCATACAATAAATGATGTTTATGCTTTTATGAATTTGGATCTGGTTTCTGAAGCTGGAGTAATGGAAGGCACTTTAAAAACCTCTGATATAGTTCTCAATATGATTCTATCTGTTTTACAGATCATTATTGCGATATATCTTTTACATCCATCGGCATGGGATGAAATTATGGAAACCTGGAACCGGAAATGGGGTAAAGAGAATTAA
- a CDS encoding tyrosine-type recombinase/integrase produces the protein MDILNCQTFLSDLGEILLHRKEELKCSASTIRMCKYHLNRLQIFMNINGFEFYTPDIGVLFLTSLKCRKGSQQKKAEYVALITQLNDCLIYGYFKSYHCRKIIVSTPTQYVDLENQYLKWCEEKGNVPSTIKNKKSAFSKWFCLLESVGCSSLTEINPGHVTGAVLKEHYTGNYGYIREILKYLAQNDLVKDDLSILIPKQKREYHLPTTYDKDERKRLEMAPDRTTSIGKRDYAIILLANRLGIRCIDICHLTFDNLNLDDSIITFEMAKTKEPYEIYLLDDVKSAIIDYIENGRPAIDDKHIFTMHRSPYAPISRNTIYGIVSKVFRQTGIDTSNKKHGAHSLRSSLATDMVNTGETYEQTRKVLGHRDPNAIRHYARLDRKKLRLCALEVREPSGYFERFLNGEVKL, from the coding sequence ATGGATATTCTTAATTGTCAAACGTTCCTTTCAGACTTGGGAGAAATCCTTTTACATCGAAAAGAAGAACTCAAATGCTCTGCGTCAACCATTCGGATGTGCAAATACCACTTAAATCGTTTACAAATATTCATGAACATCAATGGCTTTGAGTTTTATACTCCCGATATTGGTGTTTTATTTCTTACTTCTTTGAAGTGTAGAAAAGGTTCACAGCAAAAAAAAGCTGAATATGTGGCGCTTATTACGCAACTTAATGACTGTCTGATATATGGGTATTTTAAATCTTATCATTGTCGTAAGATTATCGTTAGTACCCCAACGCAATATGTAGATTTAGAAAATCAATACCTAAAATGGTGTGAAGAAAAAGGGAATGTCCCATCTACAATCAAGAATAAGAAAAGTGCTTTTTCCAAATGGTTCTGTCTTCTTGAATCGGTTGGATGCAGTTCCTTAACGGAAATCAATCCCGGCCACGTAACAGGGGCAGTGCTTAAAGAACATTATACTGGAAATTATGGTTATATTCGTGAAATACTCAAATATTTGGCTCAAAATGATCTTGTAAAAGATGATTTATCTATACTTATACCAAAGCAAAAGCGGGAGTATCATCTTCCTACCACATATGATAAAGATGAACGTAAGCGTCTTGAAATGGCTCCAGATAGAACTACTTCTATTGGAAAACGCGATTATGCCATTATTCTTCTTGCCAATAGACTTGGTATCCGTTGTATAGATATTTGTCACCTGACTTTTGACAACCTAAATCTTGACGATAGTATTATCACATTTGAAATGGCAAAAACGAAGGAACCCTACGAAATCTATTTATTGGATGATGTTAAATCTGCAATTATTGACTATATCGAAAATGGAAGACCTGCAATAGATGATAAACACATATTTACTATGCACCGTTCACCTTATGCTCCCATTAGCAGAAACACAATTTACGGTATAGTTTCAAAGGTATTTAGGCAGACGGGGATTGATACCTCCAACAAAAAGCATGGCGCTCATTCTTTGAGATCTTCGCTTGCAACTGACATGGTAAATACTGGTGAAACCTATGAACAAACAAGAAAAGTTCTCGGTCATAGGGATCCAAATGCCATCAGGCATTATGCGCGGCTTGACAGAAAAAAGTTACGATTGTGTGCTTTAGAAGTAAGAGAACCCTCCGGTTATTTTGAGCGCTTTCTCAACGGGGAGGTGAAGTTATGA
- a CDS encoding DUF3990 domain-containing protein translates to MINVDCEYKIKEDIEFIIESEKTTKLELSKKTGISRVTLDEISKNGMTTDSVYEKFYSYVYNSNYRINSVKEELIKEKYQDVLFHGSKNGLSTITVNGSRNSCDFGNGFYLGETYNQALSFVCENDKSSVYSFRYSLDNLKICRFDCSMEWMLAICYHRGTLGTFSNDKQVQNILEKINNADVIIAPIADNKMFYVMAQFTEGEINADVALHSLSASKLGFQYIFKTDKALSKLIPIEKYYLCIPERDECKKLLIERGFEIDTKLKLAKREFKTGLYIEEIFNEKI, encoded by the coding sequence ATGATTAACGTTGATTGTGAATACAAAATCAAAGAAGACATCGAGTTTATCATCGAGTCAGAGAAAACGACAAAACTTGAATTATCAAAAAAGACCGGAATTTCCAGAGTGACACTTGATGAAATTTCTAAGAATGGTATGACTACTGATAGCGTTTATGAGAAGTTTTATTCATATGTATACAATAGTAATTACAGAATAAATTCGGTAAAAGAAGAATTGATAAAAGAAAAATATCAAGATGTACTTTTTCATGGGTCAAAAAATGGTCTGTCTACAATCACTGTCAATGGCTCCAGAAACAGTTGTGATTTTGGGAATGGATTCTATTTAGGAGAAACCTATAATCAGGCTTTGTCATTTGTCTGTGAAAACGACAAATCTTCTGTATATTCTTTCAGATACTCCCTCGATAATTTGAAAATTTGCAGATTTGACTGTTCCATGGAATGGATGCTTGCTATTTGTTATCATCGTGGTACACTTGGAACTTTCTCGAATGATAAGCAAGTACAAAATATCCTAGAAAAGATAAATAATGCTGATGTAATCATTGCCCCTATTGCAGATAATAAAATGTTTTATGTAATGGCTCAGTTCACCGAGGGTGAAATAAATGCTGATGTTGCTCTTCACTCATTGTCAGCATCAAAACTTGGCTTTCAATATATTTTTAAAACGGATAAAGCTTTAAGCAAATTGATTCCAATTGAAAAATATTACTTATGCATACCTGAAAGAGATGAATGTAAAAAATTGCTCATTGAGCGTGGATTTGAGATTGACACAAAATTAAAGCTCGCAAAAAGAGAATTTAAAACAGGACTGTATATAGAGGAGATTTTCAATGAGAAAATTTGA
- a CDS encoding ATP-binding protein, with translation MINEETRRKLKELNISELAVALEQQQKDPLSAKLSFDERFLRLVDYLYQEKYNCKIQRLIKTAKFRFPQADRQSLYFDGRTLNHEAVTELMTCQYVHSKHSIVLQGYTGSGKTFLACALGKEACRQQIKTRYIRLPDLLMEYGDTVLIPGQEKRILNKYAKVPLLILDEWLMADISKEELHFLFELMERRSDSSSTIFCTQYSKKDWIKKLGEGVYAEAIVDRFAYTTTWVETGKTNMRRYCSKRE, from the coding sequence ATGATAAACGAAGAAACACGAAGAAAACTTAAGGAGCTTAACATCAGCGAATTAGCAGTTGCACTTGAACAGCAGCAAAAAGATCCTCTTTCAGCAAAACTCTCTTTCGATGAGCGCTTTCTGAGACTTGTCGATTATCTTTACCAGGAGAAGTATAATTGTAAGATACAGAGGCTTATAAAGACAGCCAAGTTCAGATTTCCTCAAGCTGACAGGCAGTCACTGTACTTTGATGGCAGAACACTTAATCATGAAGCTGTTACTGAGCTGATGACATGTCAGTACGTTCATTCCAAACATAGTATTGTACTTCAAGGCTATACTGGGTCAGGTAAGACATTTCTGGCATGTGCACTCGGAAAGGAAGCTTGCCGTCAACAGATAAAGACCAGATACATAAGACTTCCAGATCTATTGATGGAGTATGGTGATACTGTTCTTATTCCAGGACAAGAGAAACGTATTCTTAATAAGTATGCAAAAGTACCGCTCCTGATACTGGATGAGTGGCTTATGGCAGATATATCCAAAGAGGAACTCCACTTTCTCTTTGAGCTTATGGAAAGACGCTCAGATTCCTCATCCACTATCTTTTGTACGCAGTATTCTAAAAAAGACTGGATCAAAAAGCTGGGTGAAGGAGTCTATGCGGAGGCGATAGTAGACAGATTTGCTTATACAACAACCTGGGTAGAAACAGGAAAAACAAACATGCGCAGATACTGCAGTAAACGCGAATAA
- a CDS encoding ASCH domain-containing protein, producing the protein MKALSVHPYYAMAIISGRKTIEIRSWDTAYRGDILICSTAKKQRGCISSHALGVVTLKDIRRFDRGDCEGSLLPPEDYVYHYFVDYAWVLENPRPIIPFEIKGKLSLWNYDGDIDIIPESDWKPAIVYDEDAEQYVGKFFDKYWKPLLY; encoded by the coding sequence ATGAAAGCATTATCAGTACATCCATATTATGCAATGGCAATTATATCAGGCAGAAAGACTATTGAAATCCGTTCATGGGATACTGCCTATAGAGGTGATATCCTGATTTGTTCGACTGCAAAGAAGCAACGCGGATGCATATCAAGCCACGCATTAGGAGTTGTAACTCTTAAAGATATAAGAAGATTTGATAGGGGAGATTGCGAAGGTTCATTACTTCCGCCTGAAGACTATGTTTATCATTATTTCGTGGACTATGCATGGGTATTAGAAAATCCTAGACCTATAATACCGTTTGAGATAAAGGGAAAGTTGTCATTATGGAACTATGATGGTGATATTGACATTATACCAGAGTCAGACTGGAAGCCGGCTATTGTGTATGATGAGGATGCTGAACAGTATGTTGGAAAATTTTTTGATAAGTATTGGAAACCATTACTTTACTAA
- a CDS encoding antA/AntB antirepressor family protein, giving the protein MNELLKIDFDKQTISARELHRKLNIATRFNDWFPRMCDSTCLLWMLVSEYPAKN; this is encoded by the coding sequence ATGAACGAATTATTAAAGATTGATTTTGACAAGCAAACAATATCAGCCAGAGAACTTCATAGAAAGTTGAATATTGCTACAAGGTTTAATGACTGGTTCCCACGTATGTGTGATTCAACATGTCTTTTATGGATGCTTGTGAGTGAATATCCGGCGAAAAACTGA
- a CDS encoding YdbC family protein has translation MTKETSVFKGENYEIIKHIGIISEAPSGWKKELNLVSWHGKEPKYDIREWSPTHEKMGKGVTFSKDELLKLNDIINVIDSSD, from the coding sequence TTGACAAAGGAAACTTCTGTTTTTAAAGGTGAAAACTATGAAATCATAAAACATATAGGAATAATATCAGAAGCCCCTTCCGGTTGGAAAAAGGAGTTGAATCTTGTTTCGTGGCATGGAAAAGAACCTAAATATGATATTAGAGAATGGTCACCAACACATGAAAAGATGGGGAAGGGCGTTACTTTCTCTAAAGATGAGCTCTTAAAGCTAAATGATATTATTAATGTTATAGATAGTTCAGATTAA
- a CDS encoding DUF6765 family protein has product MNIDFHYYATYLAAIIAGYSHEESSEIAYSAQFVDCCTRTFLTSIKAPLSAATTQSQVELINARADLLGLQDITRIWSSFHFLPQDLYAEKKWCTRGYRNKYRLICGPNGDLLVETVKLAKGKSLESVGLAMHVLADTWAHRNFAGTPSLVINNTDYYFYEIFSGDAGEFEKKITFRHSTSTPDDLNRSIYTNSLFQTSENSIMNLGHGRAGHLPDYSFIKYKYLPAWGDFTEIVKDNPSDYYHAFCQMVYAMRYLRGNISSFDKDTYDFEIVSPYEAQIKEIINKRQIDSCADWKALGEKITGNIIDDFDVYRYKDEYLAARKEAKDNTILGRFFVAALRQKSMVTNKIYKSGNMLAGFSADFAENGFVGIKDFKKLVDVATSGGEKHD; this is encoded by the coding sequence ATGAACATTGATTTTCACTATTATGCTACCTACCTGGCAGCAATTATTGCAGGATATTCTCATGAAGAAAGCAGTGAAATAGCGTATTCTGCGCAATTTGTTGATTGTTGTACAAGAACTTTTTTAACAAGCATCAAAGCCCCTTTGTCCGCAGCTACAACTCAGTCACAGGTAGAGCTGATAAATGCTCGTGCAGACCTTCTGGGGCTTCAGGATATAACTAGGATATGGTCTAGCTTCCATTTTTTGCCTCAGGATCTTTATGCTGAAAAAAAATGGTGTACTAGAGGATATAGAAACAAATATCGTCTTATCTGCGGTCCAAATGGCGATCTGTTGGTGGAGACTGTAAAGCTTGCAAAAGGAAAGTCTCTTGAGTCAGTAGGGCTAGCCATGCACGTTTTGGCTGATACCTGGGCACACCGCAATTTTGCAGGGACACCTTCTCTTGTCATCAATAATACCGACTATTATTTCTATGAGATTTTTAGCGGTGATGCCGGAGAATTTGAAAAGAAAATAACATTTCGGCACAGTACGTCAACTCCGGATGATCTTAACAGAAGCATATATACTAACAGTCTTTTCCAGACCAGTGAGAATTCCATAATGAATCTGGGACACGGGAGAGCCGGGCATCTTCCGGATTATAGCTTTATCAAATATAAGTATTTGCCTGCATGGGGGGATTTTACGGAGATTGTAAAAGACAATCCATCTGACTATTATCATGCCTTTTGTCAGATGGTTTATGCCATGAGGTATTTAAGGGGGAATATCAGCTCTTTTGACAAAGATACTTACGACTTTGAAATTGTTAGTCCTTATGAAGCTCAAATAAAAGAAATCATAAATAAACGGCAGATTGACTCCTGCGCTGACTGGAAAGCTTTAGGTGAAAAAATTACCGGCAATATAATTGATGATTTTGATGTCTACAGATATAAAGATGAGTACTTGGCAGCCAGAAAAGAAGCTAAAGACAATACTATTCTTGGTAGATTTTTTGTGGCTGCGTTAAGACAAAAGAGCATGGTCACCAATAAGATTTATAAATCAGGCAACATGCTGGCTGGCTTTTCTGCAGATTTTGCAGAGAATGGTTTTGTGGGTATAAAAGATTTCAAAAAGCTGGTAGATGTTGCTACTTCCGGAGGTGAAAAGCATGACTAG
- a CDS encoding CPBP family intramembrane glutamic endopeptidase, giving the protein MAERSNEQKNFFKNLHTDQYKWNDFFLIPLIVTLVMMLVGQTGVLVISNILMKPIINDNNVDFLTIFQQYFTFLGVWIIALLYCYFTPKNRPIIKALTPFCKGNTVKYLLLGLLIGFAQNAFCIMVALLHKDIHIYFDSLNLLQVIPLFIVIFIQSSAEELLCRGFLYQRLRRGYKNPAIAVVGNALLFSLVHAANPGLSPLALPSIFFAGLLYTLMVYYCDSIWMPMAAHAAWNFTQNIIFGLPNSGNVSPVSIFKLDASTAMDSFAYDVGFGVEATILAIALIIVSCIIVYLWGSKNNKKPTEIWN; this is encoded by the coding sequence ATGGCAGAAAGAAGCAACGAACAGAAAAACTTTTTCAAGAACCTGCACACGGATCAGTATAAATGGAATGATTTCTTTCTTATTCCGCTTATAGTGACACTTGTGATGATGCTTGTCGGGCAGACGGGAGTTCTCGTAATCTCTAATATATTAATGAAACCGATTATCAACGATAACAATGTCGATTTTCTAACAATATTTCAACAATATTTCACCTTCCTGGGAGTTTGGATTATAGCTTTACTTTATTGCTACTTTACCCCAAAAAACAGACCAATAATTAAGGCTTTAACACCTTTTTGCAAAGGGAATACAGTGAAATACCTGCTTTTAGGTCTTTTAATTGGTTTTGCTCAAAATGCATTTTGCATTATGGTGGCTTTGCTGCATAAAGATATCCATATTTATTTTGATTCATTAAATCTATTGCAGGTAATACCACTTTTTATAGTTATATTTATTCAGTCCAGCGCAGAAGAATTACTTTGCAGGGGCTTTCTGTATCAGAGACTAAGAAGAGGATATAAAAATCCTGCTATAGCGGTTGTAGGAAATGCTCTGCTGTTTTCACTGGTGCATGCAGCTAATCCGGGATTGTCTCCACTTGCTCTTCCTAGTATCTTTTTTGCCGGACTTCTCTATACACTTATGGTTTATTATTGCGATTCAATATGGATGCCGATGGCAGCACACGCAGCCTGGAATTTCACCCAGAACATTATATTTGGACTTCCAAACAGTGGTAACGTATCGCCAGTTTCAATCTTTAAACTAGATGCATCTACAGCCATGGATAGTTTTGCATATGACGTAGGATTTGGTGTTGAAGCTACAATACTAGCTATAGCACTTATAATAGTAAGTTGTATAATAGTTTATCTATGGGGAAGCAAAAATAATAAAAAGCCAACTGAAATCTGGAATTAA
- a CDS encoding sel1 repeat family protein: MYDANDLKAIVRFEVNPALFETDTENEEFYNVDNYRGTYRPSYQDLRVACENMLKAGTNAEMFQNWYCFVSNDLADCYEGMWTFTGDNGYLWPNNDYDQFKAMDNAINNIGIYIGCYEEEIKSALLEIIQMADNYEFNRNHEPVDWKLTKSQIEEILQEFIEDTAGVSNSRRELFRKIINEECDAENPLAMRIKGYGCYGGDKVFDCDWDESRKLITKLFELDGNPYYANTLGYIYYYGRCNEGVPEYEKAFQYFSIGFAHDVIESMYKIADMFLAGKGCIKSPETSAHIIHKLYYGCRPDFCMGDDAKFADVALRMAAHYQRNGRYSEAFYHYLEADYAIKKRLKKSDFFGDKKVQDNITKSIAEVKQHLEPGFFKDKEITRNPYWLFDMIDRECKSKIEISHINENRYRIKVIRPKGEDVGKAMVVAPELERVTLTRAFASEFTTDEPIAYECKDKFNMYVDNIKYCDENTYSFCMGDKVIFIIKNANYILTKNDFEKV, from the coding sequence ATGTATGATGCTAATGATTTAAAAGCCATTGTTAGATTTGAAGTGAATCCGGCATTATTTGAAACTGATACTGAAAACGAAGAATTCTATAATGTTGATAATTATAGAGGGACATATAGGCCATCCTATCAGGATTTGCGGGTTGCATGCGAAAATATGTTGAAAGCTGGTACCAATGCTGAGATGTTTCAGAATTGGTATTGTTTTGTCTCTAATGATTTGGCTGATTGCTATGAAGGCATGTGGACCTTCACGGGAGATAATGGATATCTCTGGCCTAACAATGATTATGATCAGTTTAAGGCTATGGACAATGCAATCAATAACATCGGAATTTACATTGGATGTTATGAAGAAGAAATAAAGTCCGCTCTTTTGGAAATAATCCAGATGGCAGACAATTATGAGTTTAATAGAAATCATGAACCGGTAGATTGGAAACTTACCAAATCTCAGATTGAAGAAATACTCCAGGAATTTATTGAGGATACTGCCGGAGTATCTAATTCGCGCAGGGAGCTTTTCAGAAAGATAATTAACGAAGAGTGCGATGCCGAGAATCCATTAGCCATGAGAATAAAGGGTTATGGATGCTATGGCGGGGATAAAGTATTTGACTGTGATTGGGACGAGTCCAGAAAGCTTATAACAAAGCTTTTTGAATTAGACGGAAATCCTTATTATGCGAATACACTTGGATACATTTATTACTATGGCAGATGTAATGAAGGCGTGCCGGAATATGAAAAAGCCTTTCAGTATTTTTCAATAGGCTTCGCACACGATGTCATCGAGTCTATGTATAAGATTGCTGATATGTTTCTTGCAGGTAAGGGATGCATAAAATCTCCGGAAACATCAGCGCACATTATACATAAACTTTATTATGGCTGTAGACCGGACTTTTGTATGGGCGATGATGCTAAGTTTGCAGATGTAGCACTGCGAATGGCCGCACATTATCAGAGGAATGGACGTTATAGTGAAGCATTTTATCATTATCTGGAAGCTGATTATGCAATTAAAAAAAGGCTCAAGAAAAGCGATTTCTTTGGAGATAAAAAAGTTCAGGATAATATAACCAAGAGTATAGCAGAAGTAAAGCAACATCTGGAACCGGGATTTTTCAAAGATAAAGAGATAACAAGAAATCCATATTGGCTATTTGACATGATTGATCGTGAGTGCAAATCAAAGATTGAGATTAGTCATATTAACGAAAATAGATATAGGATAAAAGTTATCAGACCGAAGGGCGAAGATGTTGGAAAGGCTATGGTTGTAGCACCTGAGCTTGAACGTGTTACTCTTACCCGCGCCTTCGCATCAGAATTTACAACGGATGAACCGATTGCATATGAGTGTAAGGATAAGTTCAATATGTACGTGGACAATATCAAATATTGTGACGAAAACACATATTCTTTCTGCATGGGTGATAAAGTGATTTTTATAATTAAGAATGCGAATTATATCTTGACTAAGAATGATTTCGAGAAGGTATAG
- a CDS encoding acetolactate decarboxylase — MENTMYQVSTLQALILGYSRTVINVDELIQHGDTGLGTFEDVNGEMIVMDGHCYRSDQFGNVTEVDPSTGTPFAAVARLYGNQQFQLNDMPNFASIQTELTRKIEEVFGLNSMHIVRIDGEFGKIDARSEGPYRSHHIRLKEILLHTQQSFLFENIRGSLVGVYFPDYMDGINMPGWHLHFLSEDRKKGGHVFDASIIKGAARVDKITSIHINLPKEASFDTYSLKEDLESEIKSVE, encoded by the coding sequence ATGGAAAATACTATGTATCAGGTGTCGACACTTCAGGCGCTAATTCTTGGGTACAGCCGGACGGTGATAAATGTAGACGAACTAATTCAGCATGGTGATACCGGGCTGGGAACATTTGAGGATGTGAACGGTGAGATGATCGTCATGGATGGACACTGCTACAGGTCAGATCAGTTCGGGAATGTAACAGAGGTTGATCCTTCGACGGGAACTCCTTTTGCTGCTGTGGCCAGGCTCTATGGCAATCAGCAGTTTCAGCTTAATGACATGCCGAATTTTGCCTCAATTCAGACAGAACTGACAAGGAAGATCGAAGAGGTATTCGGGCTTAACAGTATGCATATTGTCAGGATTGACGGAGAGTTTGGGAAAATCGATGCCAGATCGGAGGGGCCTTACAGGTCGCACCATATCAGGCTGAAAGAGATTCTTCTCCACACGCAGCAATCGTTTCTTTTTGAGAATATCCGGGGATCTCTGGTGGGTGTATATTTTCCAGATTATATGGATGGAATAAATATGCCGGGATGGCATCTTCATTTTCTCTCCGAGGACAGAAAGAAAGGCGGGCATGTTTTTGATGCAAGTATAATCAAAGGAGCAGCCAGAGTAGATAAGATTACCAGTATCCACATAAATCTTCCAAAAGAAGCGTCTTTTGATACCTATTCTCTTAAAGAGGATCTGGAAAGCGAGATAAAGTCCGTCGAGTAA